From the Saccharobesus litoralis genome, one window contains:
- a CDS encoding glycoside hydrolase family 2 TIM barrel-domain containing protein, producing MKMNKSPTWFYRQITMLMFLAAGLMAINTAHAADSNQVRQEINFNHNWKFQLGDHAAYKNIDHNDSGWTVLDVPHDYIFEEGVTKEGSQKQFGGNHGGGLAWYRKHFAFDNQWQGKQVFIQFDGVYMNSEVWLNGQLLGKRPYGYISFQYDITELLNRDNNVISVRVDNELQPSARWYHPGGIYAPVRLVVVNPIHIKHNSLFVHTPKVGNKTTVQTAFELSNNVKRIADYKVHYQVTDQNGKQVLSGQSSLAKLKQQDKYQFAFEMNNAKRWNPHDAYLYSLNVDIAYKGEIIDSDNTKFGVRDIAWKTDTGFWINGKNVKIQGVAEHYEGGPVGGAWTKPLLRWKMQLLKDMGVNAIRLGHNPYPPMFYELADELGLMLMDEIFDGWKQKALHDYGAYHFDKWWKTDIEEWVTRNRNHPSIIIYSVGNETHGKIAPELVKAVKEFDPTRLVTSGSTNKEGMDVVGINGGSEGKSFFKRRFDRPFVSTEAPHTWQTRGYYRTQTWWRDGPKSNTFDLPNITDKEIFFYDWQDPKDWVNQKQHLNSSYDNATVRISARKNWEMARDLPHHSGHFRWTGFDYHGEAGLAHGGWPFIAFMGGALDLAGFKKDLFHLYRSQWLDKPSLHILPSWTHPTMKQGTKIPVWVYSNLDEVELFLNGKSLGRDKPGLKAEEMQCEWFVPWQQGTLTAVGYKGGKKVLEKTLKTAGSPEALKHDVEVFNAESGFDTAKVISSETVDKNQTFYPYGAHKVYYHFTDGVKVKALENGSPYEHTNRTRANFRPLFMGKTRAFVEVKYPQAREYAMIGAIVGDEALRLSNQVSIDVQYVALTDSARYQQQDVEIRYTVNDPYATQMMAYNKPFSVKNGDTVYAKVFVNGKPVLDMQQSFGDGVGIFWGDENSANMWIGRGLSMQGEAAEYKGGAAAVTNAHGVHGGGYGTFNDKEGSMYWYHENDGEEGVYKAVFRYTHNDKKSKRPLAIYINNKKAAVVEFEPTGSWDSKWSESAVAKFTLVKGANHIEFRTIGHSGPSIDQFVLE from the coding sequence ATGAAAATGAATAAATCACCTACATGGTTTTATCGGCAAATCACCATGTTAATGTTTTTAGCGGCTGGGCTAATGGCTATCAATACCGCCCATGCTGCTGATAGCAATCAAGTCAGACAAGAAATTAATTTTAATCACAATTGGAAATTCCAATTAGGAGATCATGCAGCCTATAAAAATATCGACCACAATGATAGCGGTTGGACAGTGCTGGATGTCCCGCACGATTATATTTTTGAAGAAGGTGTCACCAAAGAGGGATCACAAAAGCAATTTGGCGGAAATCATGGCGGTGGACTGGCTTGGTATCGCAAACACTTTGCGTTTGACAACCAGTGGCAAGGCAAACAGGTTTTTATTCAATTTGACGGCGTTTATATGAATAGCGAAGTGTGGCTAAATGGCCAATTACTGGGTAAGCGTCCTTACGGGTACATTAGCTTTCAATATGACATCACTGAGTTGTTAAATCGTGATAATAACGTTATTAGTGTACGGGTTGATAACGAATTACAACCCTCAGCTCGCTGGTATCATCCTGGTGGTATATACGCCCCAGTGCGTTTAGTCGTGGTAAATCCAATCCATATTAAACACAACTCATTATTTGTTCACACACCTAAAGTGGGTAATAAAACCACAGTACAAACGGCATTTGAACTAAGCAATAACGTTAAACGTATTGCTGACTATAAAGTGCACTACCAAGTGACTGATCAAAACGGTAAGCAAGTGTTATCTGGGCAATCAAGCCTCGCTAAACTTAAGCAACAAGATAAGTACCAGTTCGCTTTTGAAATGAATAATGCCAAGCGCTGGAACCCACATGATGCCTATCTATATTCGTTAAATGTCGATATTGCTTACAAGGGTGAGATTATTGACAGCGACAACACGAAATTTGGTGTGCGCGACATTGCGTGGAAAACCGATACGGGTTTTTGGATTAACGGTAAAAACGTTAAAATTCAAGGTGTGGCCGAGCACTATGAAGGCGGCCCAGTTGGCGGCGCTTGGACGAAACCCTTGTTACGCTGGAAAATGCAATTACTAAAAGACATGGGCGTTAATGCTATTCGTCTTGGTCACAACCCATATCCACCAATGTTTTATGAATTAGCTGACGAGTTAGGCTTGATGCTAATGGATGAAATATTTGATGGTTGGAAGCAAAAAGCCTTACATGATTACGGTGCGTACCATTTTGATAAATGGTGGAAAACCGATATTGAAGAATGGGTTACGCGTAATCGTAATCACCCTTCAATCATCATTTACAGTGTGGGTAACGAAACTCATGGTAAAATTGCGCCTGAGCTAGTTAAAGCCGTTAAAGAGTTTGACCCAACTCGTTTAGTCACATCTGGTTCAACGAATAAAGAAGGTATGGACGTTGTTGGTATTAATGGTGGCTCTGAAGGTAAGAGTTTCTTTAAACGCCGCTTTGATCGCCCATTTGTCTCAACCGAAGCGCCACACACATGGCAAACTCGCGGATATTATCGAACCCAAACTTGGTGGCGCGATGGCCCGAAAAGCAACACCTTTGATTTACCTAATATCACAGACAAAGAGATCTTCTTTTACGATTGGCAAGATCCAAAAGATTGGGTCAACCAAAAACAACATTTAAATTCATCTTACGATAATGCCACAGTACGTATCAGCGCGCGTAAAAACTGGGAAATGGCTCGTGATTTACCACACCATTCTGGTCACTTCCGTTGGACAGGTTTTGATTACCACGGAGAAGCAGGTTTAGCCCATGGTGGTTGGCCTTTCATTGCTTTTATGGGCGGCGCATTAGATTTAGCAGGCTTCAAAAAAGACTTGTTCCATTTATACCGCAGCCAGTGGTTAGACAAACCATCACTGCATATTTTGCCTAGTTGGACGCATCCAACCATGAAGCAAGGCACTAAAATTCCAGTCTGGGTTTACTCAAACCTAGATGAAGTTGAATTATTTCTAAATGGAAAATCGTTAGGTCGTGATAAACCAGGCTTGAAAGCGGAAGAAATGCAATGCGAATGGTTTGTGCCATGGCAACAAGGAACTTTAACCGCAGTTGGTTACAAAGGCGGTAAAAAAGTACTCGAAAAAACCTTAAAAACTGCAGGTTCGCCTGAGGCACTTAAGCACGACGTTGAAGTTTTCAACGCCGAATCAGGTTTTGATACCGCTAAAGTGATTTCATCAGAGACAGTGGATAAAAACCAAACATTCTATCCTTATGGTGCGCACAAGGTTTATTACCACTTTACTGACGGCGTAAAAGTGAAAGCGTTAGAAAACGGTTCACCTTACGAACATACCAACCGGACACGTGCTAATTTCCGTCCGCTGTTTATGGGGAAAACTCGCGCCTTTGTTGAAGTTAAATACCCACAAGCTCGAGAATACGCCATGATCGGCGCTATTGTTGGCGACGAAGCATTACGTTTATCTAACCAAGTCAGCATTGATGTGCAATACGTAGCGTTAACCGACAGCGCGCGCTATCAACAACAAGACGTCGAGATCCGTTATACGGTTAACGACCCATACGCTACACAAATGATGGCTTACAACAAACCGTTTAGCGTGAAAAACGGTGACACAGTTTACGCTAAGGTTTTTGTTAACGGTAAACCTGTGCTAGATATGCAACAGAGTTTTGGCGACGGTGTTGGCATATTTTGGGGCGATGAAAACTCAGCAAACATGTGGATTGGCCGTGGCTTGTCTATGCAAGGTGAAGCAGCCGAATACAAAGGCGGTGCCGCCGCAGTAACCAATGCCCATGGTGTTCATGGCGGTGGTTACGGTACCTTTAATGATAAAGAAGGTTCCATGTACTGGTATCATGAAAATGATGGCGAAGAGGGCGTATACAAAGCCGTGTTCCGCTACACTCATAATGATAAAAAATCGAAACGCCCATTAGCGATTTATATCAATAATAAAAAAGCCGCAGTTGTCGAATTTGAACCTACCGGTAGCTGGGACAGCAAATGGAGTGAAAGCGCAGTTGCCAAGTTCACTTTGGTTAAAGGTGCTAACCACATTGAGTTTAGAACCATAGGCCATAGCGGACCAAGTATTGACCAATTTGTTTTAGAATAA
- a CDS encoding arylsulfatase: MAVLPMLKHPMIKKMELTSVLKQINKSLMACGLIAAVSGCSLMSTPDKSIVEQTNLATKNKPNVIYIIVDDLGIGDIEPYGQQKIRTPNLQKLANEGLTFTQHYAGSTVCAPSRAALMTGLHSGHNQIRGNYELGGFSDEEEFGQLPLTPNTTTLGTVMKQAGYQTALIGKWGLGGPGSYGMPTKQGFDYFFGYMDQKQAHNHYPTHLWKNDQWFALNNEWVNPHQSLPEGVDPYDPQSYQAYLREDFAQERLTQDALRYIKQNKDKPFFLYLAYAGPHAALQAPEEEIDKYNFAETPYGVNTQNRYLPQRRPRAARAAMISHIDQGVGQVQALLKELNLDENTLIIFTSDNGPSKEGGADMEFFDSNGPYRGYKRDLYEGGIRMPTIARWPNKIAQGKTTEHVSAFWDVLPTLADLGGVKLTTKTDGISFLPTLLNKANQKQHDSLYWEFHRPNGFHAQAVRIRDDINGDWKAVRFFKKGQRVNPPVELYNLKQDPSETHNLANLHPDIVKQAEHLMKTSRTPSFMDAWNFDYWPNKDQ; the protein is encoded by the coding sequence ATGGCAGTTCTACCCATGTTGAAACACCCTATGATTAAAAAGATGGAGTTAACCTCTGTGCTTAAGCAAATTAATAAATCGTTAATGGCATGCGGATTGATTGCGGCAGTTAGCGGTTGCTCATTAATGTCCACACCCGATAAGTCAATTGTAGAACAAACCAACCTTGCAACTAAAAATAAACCCAATGTTATTTATATAATCGTTGATGACCTTGGCATAGGGGATATTGAGCCGTACGGCCAGCAAAAAATTCGGACACCTAACCTGCAAAAACTAGCCAATGAAGGCTTAACTTTTACTCAGCATTATGCTGGCAGCACGGTTTGTGCGCCTTCGCGCGCGGCTCTAATGACAGGCTTACATTCAGGCCATAATCAAATTCGCGGAAACTATGAGTTAGGCGGTTTTTCTGATGAAGAAGAATTTGGTCAACTACCGTTAACCCCCAATACGACCACATTAGGTACGGTAATGAAACAAGCGGGTTATCAAACCGCGCTTATTGGTAAGTGGGGGCTAGGCGGCCCTGGTTCTTACGGCATGCCGACCAAACAAGGTTTTGATTATTTTTTTGGTTATATGGACCAAAAGCAAGCGCACAATCATTACCCAACCCATTTATGGAAAAATGACCAGTGGTTTGCGCTAAACAACGAATGGGTTAATCCACATCAGTCACTACCTGAGGGCGTTGACCCGTATGATCCACAAAGTTATCAAGCTTATTTACGTGAAGATTTTGCTCAAGAGCGTTTAACTCAAGATGCCCTTAGATATATTAAACAAAATAAAGATAAGCCGTTCTTTTTATATTTAGCTTACGCAGGCCCTCACGCTGCGCTTCAAGCACCAGAAGAAGAAATAGATAAATACAACTTTGCAGAAACACCGTATGGCGTAAATACGCAAAATAGATACCTACCGCAAAGACGACCGCGTGCGGCGCGCGCTGCCATGATCAGCCACATTGACCAAGGGGTTGGCCAAGTACAAGCGCTGTTAAAAGAGCTCAATTTAGATGAAAACACCTTAATTATTTTCACCAGTGACAATGGTCCGAGTAAAGAGGGTGGGGCAGATATGGAGTTTTTTGACAGTAATGGCCCGTATCGAGGTTACAAACGTGACTTATACGAAGGTGGTATTCGCATGCCAACCATAGCTCGCTGGCCAAATAAAATTGCTCAAGGTAAAACCACAGAGCATGTTTCTGCTTTTTGGGATGTCTTACCAACACTTGCTGATTTAGGCGGAGTCAAGTTAACCACAAAAACCGATGGTATATCGTTTTTACCGACCTTGCTCAATAAAGCAAATCAAAAGCAACATGACAGTTTGTATTGGGAATTTCACCGGCCAAATGGCTTTCATGCCCAAGCGGTGCGTATTCGAGATGACATTAATGGTGATTGGAAAGCCGTACGTTTCTTTAAAAAAGGTCAGCGAGTCAACCCACCAGTGGAATTGTATAACTTAAAGCAAGATCCATCTGAAACCCATAACCTTGCCAACCTTCACCCAGACATAGTGAAGCAAGCAGAACATTTAATGAAAACATCTCGCACGCCTTCTTTTATGGATGCATGGAATTTTGATTATTGGCCCAACAAAGATCAGTGA
- a CDS encoding sulfatase encodes MIKRNCFWGLSKWYLRSCVWLLLSCLTIAQAKTTSHSQAQAIVQPQITSQPNVIMIVVDDLGWADVGYNDFTSVFQTPNIDALAAKSAVYTDAYAGAANCAPSRAVLMSGQYSPRHGVYTVSPSARGNDKTRKLIPEPNVDILNDDIITLAEVFKSVGYSTGSFGKWHLGHDAKTQGFDHNVAGYIKGHPKSYFSPYDLPFLENGPDGEYLPNRITSEVLSWIATVKDQPFFAYVPYYTVHTPLQAIDSVKEKYLSHPRVRNERHATYAAMVELMDINIGRIMRSLHEQNLVDNTLVIFTSDNGGIRSIAYQDPLRGGKGSYYEGGTRVPLVVSWPKKIKAKTDNTPVINADFYPTLANIIGADVSTQTLDGVDLSATLLDIKTADKKSLLERSLFWHFPIYLHAYNPRADQSRDPLFRTRPGTTMRKGKWKLHHYFEDNSYELYDLENDLGEHVNLVQYLPDVVNSLSNEMNNWRLDIGAPVPTKLNPKYDAKFTAEYTKKRLLAKGRR; translated from the coding sequence ATGATCAAACGTAATTGTTTTTGGGGTTTATCTAAATGGTATCTGCGTAGTTGCGTTTGGCTATTATTGTCTTGTTTGACGATAGCGCAGGCTAAAACGACAAGCCATTCGCAAGCTCAAGCTATAGTTCAGCCTCAAATAACATCTCAACCTAATGTCATTATGATAGTGGTTGATGATTTAGGTTGGGCTGATGTCGGCTACAACGATTTTACCAGTGTTTTTCAAACGCCAAATATTGATGCGCTAGCGGCCAAAAGCGCTGTTTACACAGACGCATACGCGGGGGCGGCTAACTGCGCACCGAGCAGAGCCGTGTTAATGAGCGGCCAATATTCGCCAAGGCATGGAGTTTATACGGTTTCACCGTCGGCACGAGGCAATGACAAAACGCGAAAACTGATCCCTGAGCCTAACGTTGACATTCTTAATGATGACATCATCACACTGGCTGAAGTGTTTAAATCTGTCGGTTATAGCACAGGTTCATTCGGTAAATGGCATTTAGGGCATGATGCCAAAACTCAAGGTTTTGATCATAACGTAGCGGGTTATATAAAAGGCCATCCAAAATCGTATTTTAGTCCTTACGATTTACCCTTTTTAGAAAACGGTCCAGATGGCGAGTATTTGCCTAACCGCATTACAAGTGAAGTATTGTCATGGATTGCAACTGTTAAAGACCAACCTTTTTTCGCTTATGTGCCTTACTACACGGTTCATACACCATTACAGGCAATCGATTCTGTAAAAGAAAAATATTTAAGTCACCCCCGCGTGCGTAACGAAAGACACGCCACCTATGCTGCCATGGTTGAGCTAATGGATATCAACATTGGCCGCATTATGCGTAGCCTGCATGAACAAAACTTAGTCGATAATACGCTGGTTATTTTCACCTCAGATAATGGTGGTATTCGTTCAATTGCTTATCAGGATCCGCTACGTGGAGGTAAGGGCAGTTATTACGAAGGGGGAACACGTGTTCCACTGGTCGTTTCATGGCCGAAAAAAATCAAAGCTAAAACGGATAACACACCAGTGATTAATGCCGATTTTTATCCGACATTAGCCAATATTATCGGTGCTGATGTCAGTACTCAGACTTTAGACGGCGTTGATTTATCGGCTACCTTACTTGATATAAAAACGGCTGATAAAAAGTCGCTGCTTGAACGCAGCTTGTTCTGGCACTTTCCTATCTATTTGCACGCTTACAACCCTAGAGCCGACCAAAGTCGCGATCCCTTATTCCGCACGCGTCCCGGTACGACAATGCGTAAGGGTAAATGGAAACTGCATCACTACTTTGAAGATAACAGCTACGAGCTGTATGACTTAGAAAATGACTTAGGTGAGCATGTCAACCTAGTTCAATATCTACCCGATGTGGTCAATAGCTTAAGCAATGAAATGAATAATTGGCGTCTTGATATTGGCGCGCCTGTGCCAACAAAGTTGAATCCTAAATACGATGCCAAGTTTACTGCTGAATATACCAAGAAGCGATTGTTAGCTAAGGGGCGTAGGTAA